AAAAATCGTGGCACAGGGAAGGGGTACTTATTTTAGCGTTTACTATTCAAATCAAAAATATCACTCCCTATCCTCTTACCAATGTAACCGCGTAATATAATATGCCTAATCCAAGAAGAAGATTGATACGCCCGGCCCAGCTGGTGACTTTTCTGAAACGTTGGGTTCGGGCACTGTCCGGTTCTTGATCCATTAATTGTGCCGCTTTCGGACCGAGCCAGAAATCGTGTATACCGCTCAGGGCCAGGACCCATCCAAAAAGGTGGAGTTTACCTGCCAGACGTGAACCATAGGTGGTTTGCCAGAAGTCGATGGAGAAGATCGTTTCTACTGTAAATCCGCGGCCGATCAGGGCGGTGAATCCGGTTAGGATCAGCAGCGGAAAGATCAGCCAGCTCAACCGGCTGAAGCGTGTGCCCAGCTCGGTAAAGAGCAGTCCCCGCTGGCTCGAAAGTTTTTTTCGTGTAGCCGGAACCAAAACGGCAGCTGTAAAGAGCATTCCGCCAATCCAGAACGTAACGAAAATAAGATGGATAAATACGGACCAGGTGTACACGGATATTGATTTATGTTGATGGATGATTTCTTTCAGCTTCAACTGAAAGAAATGCATTAATTGTGAAGCTGAAATTAATAATAAGGAGTATGATGTCTTTTAATTTGAGGAAATTTATATTCTTTTTAAAATCGATCGATCCATAGGAAATTTACTGTGGTAAGATAGTTCTCAAAAGCTGTCTGCCAGCTCATTTTGTCCTTCAATGATATGCAGAGAAGTATTGATTGAAACTTCATCCAACACCTGAATGTAGCCGGATGGCCAGTGAATGGTCAATTGGTCAACATCCGAATCGGAAAGACCGAAGAAGAGCGATTTGGTGCTGGAGCTTTGATATGAACCCCCGCTTTTGACTTCCTGTATGATTTTATGCCCGTCTGTTCGTTCAAGGTGAATTCTCGCTCCGATTGCATCCCGGTTCGATTCGGTGCCTTCGAGAGTCAGTTTCATCCAGTGGTTATTGTTTTGTGTAATGTTCGTTAACAATTGTGGCTGTCCGCCGTCAATGTTGGAGATCACCAGATCAGGTTTGCCGTTGTTCAGGATGTCGATAACTGCCAGCCCCCTGGAAACACTGTTATTTTGAAAGGTGCCGGCGGAAAGAGTTTTATCTTCAAACTTCCCATTTCCATCATTTTTGAAAAAGAGATTTTCTGCGTCTTCGGGGTTGATATCCCAAACAGGTCCTGCAGCCATAACAAGGTCGAGGTGACCGTTTTGATTAAAATCGGCAAATTCAATGCCCCAGCCGGATGATCGCCGGCTTGGATTCAGCCCGGAATAGTGTGTTGCATAGTCGAAACGCAGGTCTCCAAAATTTCTGAACAGGGAGATCATGGACCCCTCGAGATTTGTAGTAACGAGGTCGAGATTTCCGCTGCTGTTAAAATCAGACGCGTTCACACCCATGCTGCTTTTTACTTCGTTTACCCCTGCTGATGCCCCGACATCCGTAAAGGTTCCGTCTCCCCGGTTCAGGTAGAGCCGGTTTCGTGTAAGGTCGTTGGCGATGTAGAGATCGGGCCGGCCATTGTTATTAAAATCAAGCCAGACGGCAGAAAGCCCTTTGCCTCCACTGTTATTTACGCCAGCTTCTTTCGTAACATTGGTAAAGGTGCCATCACCATTATTCTTGTATAGAAATGACTCCTGCGCTTTAAAGAAAGCCGGGAATAACTGACGTTCACCATACTGTGCCGGGTTGTTGATATCCCAGTCAACATTGTTG
The window above is part of the Rhodohalobacter sp. SW132 genome. Proteins encoded here:
- a CDS encoding DUF4149 domain-containing protein, with translation MKLKEIIHQHKSISVYTWSVFIHLIFVTFWIGGMLFTAAVLVPATRKKLSSQRGLLFTELGTRFSRLSWLIFPLLILTGFTALIGRGFTVETIFSIDFWQTTYGSRLAGKLHLFGWVLALSGIHDFWLGPKAAQLMDQEPDSARTQRFRKVTSWAGRINLLLGLGILYYAVTLVRG
- a CDS encoding CRTAC1 family protein; protein product: MDEQVNNNGKLSTKVKVFGTLFLLAQVLLAVNNYGPHEIPVLNLVFNEPWIPVEETFLQAGGIEDSDVFTFEDITTQSGLNVFKRAKVNGSNPSYLEVMGGGVAVGDVDGDGFEDIFFVSMPSFADPSDESISPPSLFKNMGDGTFLDITEEAGLSNIRGYTQGALFFDYNNNGRQDLYIASYDGGQLFRNDGGIFTDVTDESGLILDGRCGDYPCFGSAASAADFNNNGYLDLYIVNNVDWDINNPAQYGERQLFPAFFKAQESFLYKNNGDGTFTNVTKEAGVNNSGGKGLSAVWLDFNNNGRPDLYIANDLTRNRLYLNRGDGTFTDVGASAGVNEVKSSMGVNASDFNSSGNLDLVTTNLEGSMISLFRNFGDLRFDYATHYSGLNPSRRSSGWGIEFADFNQNGHLDLVMAAGPVWDINPEDAENLFFKNDGNGKFEDKTLSAGTFQNNSVSRGLAVIDILNNGKPDLVISNIDGGQPQLLTNITQNNNHWMKLTLEGTESNRDAIGARIHLERTDGHKIIQEVKSGGSYQSSSTKSLFFGLSDSDVDQLTIHWPSGYIQVLDEVSINTSLHIIEGQNELADSF